The following are from one region of the Siniperca chuatsi isolate FFG_IHB_CAS linkage group LG13, ASM2008510v1, whole genome shotgun sequence genome:
- the rnf182 gene encoding E3 ubiquitin-protein ligase RNF182: MMTALQSTEEGGGGCGHMDILSTEELECKICYCEYNLGSRRPKVLECCHRLCAKCLTKILDLGESPPNAVVCPFCRYITRLPGEAVSSLPDDCNLVAALTLQSRNHRNLHFHQEATTELLLSPRRLSSLMGNPPMTSPSSSSSASSSTTYSSIRGSPNFVVITIMEPPPVPASTQDLHLHRQPRGSHTSNRGYRSSSLDSMASITQRWTLWNCAALLCQTSARALVWVLGLLYFSSLPMGVYLLIMQRTTLGVLLVSLVPASLVMIMVYGFCQCICHELWDCMPP; encoded by the coding sequence ATGATGACTGCGCTGCAAAGCACggaggagggtggaggtggTTGTGGCCACATGGACATACTGAGCACCGAGGAGCTGGAGTGTAAGATCTGTTACTGTGAGTACAACCTGGGGAGTCGCAGGCCGAAGGTGCTCGAGTGCTGCCACCGTCTGTGTGCCAAATGCCTCACTAAGATCCTGGACCTGGGTGAGTCGCCTCCCAACGCTGTGGTTTGCCCGTTCTGCCGCTACATTACCAGACTGCCGGGGGAGGCGGTGAGCAGCCTGCCAGATGACTGCAACCTGGTGGCGGCGCTGACCCTCCAAAGCAGGAATCACAGGAACCTCCACTTCCACCAGGAGGCGACCACAGAGCTGCTCCTCAGCCCCAGGCGCCTGAGCTCGCTGATGGGAAACCCACCTATGAcatccccttcctcctcctcctctgcttcttcctccaCCACCTACTCCTCCATCCGGGGCTCCCCTAACTTTGTGGTCATTACCATCATGGAGCCTCCGCCGGTGCCTGCATCCACCCAAGACCTTCACCTCCACCGCCAGCCGCGTGGATCTCACACATCAAACCGGGGGTACCGCTCGTCCAGTCTGGACTCCATGGCGTCCATCACGCAGAGGTGGACGTTGTGGAACTGCGCGGCCCTGCTGTGCCAGACCTCGGCCCGGGCGCTTGTGTGGGTGCTGGGGCTACTGTACTTCAGCTCTCTGCCCATGGGGGTTTACCTGCTCATCATGCAGAGGACAACGCTCGGGGTGCTGCTGGTGAGCCTGGTTCCTGCCAGCCTCGTCATGATCATGGTCTACGGGTTCTGCCAGTGTATCTGCCATGAGTTGTGGGACTGCATGCCGCCGTAA